From a single Nakaseomyces glabratus chromosome F, complete sequence genomic region:
- the AUS1 gene encoding ATP-binding cassette sterol transporter AUS1 (CAGL0F01419g~ATP-binding cassette transporter involved in sterol uptake), with product MSLADYFTPVPNASVTFEGTTVNLNETATGSAHSHAEDPEFGEKLPLPSVSPCENGQVVDLTFQATAGEMVLVLGAPTSGIFKSLFHAHKHLSYSPQGSIRFKDNEFKAYSSKSPHQIIYNNEQDVHFPFLTVNQTVDFALSCKFDIPKEERENMRNELLREFGLSHVGDTIVGNDYFRGVSGGERKRISIIETFIANGSVYLWDNSTKGLDSSTALDFLTILQKMARTTRSVNLVRISQASDKIVEKFDKILMLSDSYQVFYGTVDECLHHFRDNLGIKKDPNDCIIEYLTSILNFQFRTKSLDITGSSEDLDLKDTDHNEQTFSGIASSLCSEVDLYTQWKKSSYYQDIKEQIGAFNVENKADGNHINPEDVTKTFDIPLKKQILYCTKRAFQRSLGDKAYMISQVISVIIQSLVIGSLFYDIPMTTIGSFSRGSLTFFSILFFTFLSLADMPIAFQRQAVVKKQTLLHFYFNSVETLATTLFDYCFKFCLVVIFTIILYFLAHLQYNAARFFIFLLFLSVYNFCMVSLFSLTTMFTPTISLANLFAGILLLAIAMYASYVIYMKDMHPWFVWIAYLNPAMYAMESILANEMFNLKLDCTESVVPRGPTYQNVPVTNKACAWQGATLGNDYVRGKDYLKNGLSYKYSHVWRNFGILIGFLCFFIAMNLFASEYIKPLFYNDGPEAVQHFINRWFRRSATHSTTSSSSPENIKLKEDVVVKSASLSSTSSLSSSETAKSNPFADKTVQAQKHVISWKNINYTVGGDKRLINNVSGYIGSGLTALMGESGAGKTTLLNVLSQRTESGVVSGEILIDGKPLTNENAFRRSIGFVQQQDIHLELLTVKESLEISSELRGDGDMEYVESISELLKLPLDSLVRELNPTQRKLLSIGVELVTKPSLLLFLDEPTSGLDAEAALTIVQFLKKLSLQGQAIFCTIHQPSKSVISYFDNIYLLKRGGECVYFGPTSEACGYFMSYDKSLTYDPESDNPADFVIDVVGNNESMEEMDDKADFAIREENPWSTRWENSHERKNIDETVVRLEQEAAASGVDFTTAVWEQPSYMKQLIMITKRQYTCTRRDRSYIAAKYLLNGGAGLFIGFSFWKIKHTISGLQDTIFFCFMALCVSSPLINQVQDKALQSKEVFIARESRSNTYHWTCLLLAQFIIELPLAMSSSTLFFVCAFFCCGFDNSGKVAGVFYLNYILFSAYYLTLGLWLIYTAPNLQTAAVFVAFIYSFTASFCGVMQPYALFPGFWKFMYRVSPYTYFVDTFVSTLLHNRKVICNTGEMVPGQPTGGKTCGQFFKAYIDEYGGWLKNPNTFTVCAYCTYDTGDDFLKQQNMSHSHIWRNYGIEWAFVAFNFFAMFAGYYLTYVAKVWPKVFKFIMKLIPTGIKSRASKD from the coding sequence ATGTCTTTGGCAGATTATTTCACACCGGTGCCTAACGCATCGGTGACATTCGAAGGAACTACCGTGAATTTGAATGAAACCGCTACTGGTTCCGCTCATTCCCACGCTGAGGACCCAGAGTTCGGAGAAAAATTGCCGCTACCTTCAGTGTCCCCTTGCGAAAATGGCCAAGTGGTAGACCTGACTTTCCAAGCCACTGCAGGTGAAATGGTGCTAGTGCTCGGTGCCCCAACGTCGGGTATCTTCAAGTCCCTGTTTCACGCCCACAAGCACCTGAGTTATTCCCCTCAGGGTTCCATCAGGTTCAAGGACAACGAGTTCAAGGCATACTCGTCGAAATCCCCACACCAGATCATTTACAATAACGAACAAGACGTGCACTTCCCTTTCTTGACCGTCAACCAGACTGTCGATTTCGCACTCTCGTGTAAATTCGATATCCCAAAGGAAGAGCGTGAAAACATGCGTAATGAACTGTTAAGAGAGTTCGGTCTGTCCCACGTCGGTGACACCATTGTCGGTAACGACTACTTCCGTGGTGTCTCAGGTGGTGAAAGAAAACGTATCTCCATTATCGAGACTTTCATCGCCAATGGTTCCGTATACCTGTGGGATAACTCCACAAAAGGTCTGGATTCCTCAACCGCTTTGGATTTCTTGACCATTCTACAAAAAATGGCAAGAACTACTCGTTCCGTTAACCTGGTCAGAATCTCTCAAGCTTCCGACAAGATCGTCGAGAAATTCGATAAGATCCTGATGCTTTCGGACTCTTACCAAGTATTCTACGGTACCGTCGACGAATGTTTGCATCATTTCCGCGATAACCTTGGCATCAAGAAGGATCCAAATGACTGTATCATCGAATACTTGACTTCTAttttaaattttcaattcaGAACTAAGTCTCTAGACATAACAGGTTCTTCCGAGGACCTAGATCTAAAGGATACAGACCACAATGAACAAACTTTCTCGGGCATTGCTTCTTCTCTATGCTCAGAAGTTGATTTATACACCCAATGGAAAAAATCCTCTTACTACCAAGATATCAAGGAGCAAATCGGAGCCTTCAACGTCGAAAACAAAGCTGATGGTAATCACATCAACCCAGAGGATGTCACAAAGACATTTGACATTCCATTAAAGAAGCAAATTCTATACTGTACTAAGAGAGCTTTCCAAAGAAGTTTGGGTGACAAAGCCTATATGATTTCTCAAGTGATCTCGGTTATTATCCAGTCATTGGTTATTGGTTCGCTTTTCTACGACATTCCAATGACTACCATTGGTTCTTTCTCTAGAGGTTCTTTGACCTTTTTCTCCATTCTGTTCTTCACTTTCTTGTCGCTAGCTGATATGCCAATTGCTTTTCAAAGACAAGCTGTTGTTAAGAAACAAACATTGCTGCATTTCTACTTTAACAGTGTCGAAACTTTGGCAACTACATTGTTTGATTATTGTTTCAAGTTCTGCTTAGTGGTCATTTTCACCATTATTCTTTACTTCTTAGCTCATCTGCAATACAATGCCGCTAGATTCTTTATCTTCCTGCTGTTCCTTTCTGTCTACAATTTCTGTATGGTCTCATTGTTCTCCCTAACAACAATGTTTACACCAACTATCTCTTTGGCTAACTTGTTCGCTGGTATTCTATTACTTGCCATTGCTATGTACGCCTCTTATGTTATTTACATGAAGGATATGCATCCATGGTTTGTATGGATTGCCTACTTGAACCCTGCAATGTACGCTATGGAATCAATCCTAGCCAATGAAATGTTCAACTTGAAACTTGACTGTACTGAATCTGTCGTTCCTCGTGGTCCTACTTATCAAAATGTTCCTGTCACCAACAAAGCCTGTGCTTGGCAAGGTGCTACTTTGGGTAATGATTATGTTAGAGGTAAGGATTACTTGAAGAACGGTTTGAGTTATAAGTACAGCCATGTCTGGAGAAACTTTGGTATCTTGATTGGTTTCCTTTGTTTCTTCATAGCCATGAACTTGTTTGCTTCCGAATACATCAAGCCATTGTTCTACAATGATGGTCCAGAAGCTGTTCAACATTTCATTAACAGATGGTTCCGCAGATCAGCCACTCATTCTACTacctcatcttcttctcctgAAAACATTAAGTTGAAGGAAGATGTTGTTGTTAAGTCTGCTTCCCTATCTTCCACCTCTTCTCTATCATCCTCTGAAACAGCTAAGTCTAATCCATTTGCTGACAAGACTGTGCAAGCGCAAAAGCATGTTATCTCATGGAAGAATATCAACTACACTGTTGGTGGTGATAAGAGACTGATTAACAATGTCTCTGGTTACATTGGTTCTGGTTTGACTGCCTTGATGGGTGAATCTGGTGCAGGTAAGACTACTTTGTTGAACGTTTTGTCTCAAAGAACAGAATCAGGTGTGGTTAGTGGTGAAATTTTGATTGATGGTAAACCATTGACCAACGAAAACGCTTTCAGAAGAAGTATTGGTTTTGTGCAACAACAAGATATTCATTTGGAACTATTGACTGTTAAGGAGTCGTTGGAAATCTCCAGTGAATTAAGAGGTGATGGTGATATGGAATATGTCGAAAGTATTTCTGAACTATTGAAGTTGCCTCTTGACTCTCTTGTACGTGAGTTGAACCCAACTCAAAGGAAACTGCTATCTATTGGTGTCGAATTGGTCACTAAACCATCTTTGCTATTGTTTTTGGATGAACCTACCTCTGGTTTGGATGCTGAAGCCGCTTTGACTATTGTtcagtttttgaaaaaactTTCTCTACAAGGTCAAGCTATTTTCTGTACTATTCATCAACCTAGTAAGAGTGTTATTAGCTACTTTGACAACATCTATTTGTTGAAACGTGGTGGTGAATGTGTATACTTCGGCCCAACTAGTGAAGCTTGTGGTTACTTTATGTCTTATGATAAATCTTTGACCTACGATCCTGAAAGCGACAATCCTGCTgattttgttattgatgtTGTTGGTAACAATGAATCAATGGAAGAAATGGATGACAAGGCTGACTTTGCTATCAGAGAGGAAAACCCATGGTCCACCCGTTGGGAAAACTCAcatgaaagaaagaatattgaTGAGACTGTTGTTAGACTTGAACAAGAGGCTGCTGCTTCAGGCGTTGATTTCACTACAGCTGTTTGGGAGCAACCTTCTTACATGAAACAATTGATTATGATTACTAAGAGACAATACACTTGTACTAGAAGAGATAGATCTTACATTGCCGCTAAATACTTGTTAAATGGTGGTGCTGGTTTGTTTATCGGTTTCTCTTTCTGGAAGATCAAACATACTATTTCCGGTCTTCAAGACactatcttcttctgtttcatGGCTCTTTGTGTTTCTTCACCATTGATTAACCAAGTGCAAGATAAGGCTTTACAATCAAAGGAAGTCTTTATTGCCAGAGAATCGAGATCTAACACCTACCACTGGACCTGTCTACTGCTAGCTCAATTTATCATTGAACTACCTCTGGCTATGTCCAGTTCGACATTGTTCTTTGTCTGTGCATTCTTCTGTTGTGGTTTCGATAACAGCGGTAAAGTTGCTGGTGTCTTCTACTTGAACTACATCTTATTCAGTGCTTATTATTTAACATTGGGTCTATGGTTAATTTACACAGCTCCAAATCTTCAAACTGCCGCTGTGTTTGTTGCCTTTATTTACAGTTTCACAGCTTCTTTCTGTGGTGTCATGCAACCTTATGCTTTATTCCCAGGTTTCTGGAAGTTTATGTACAGAGTGTCACCATACACTTACTTCGTTGATACTTTTGTCAGTACACTGCTTCACAACCGTAAGGTTATCTGTAACACCGGTGAAATGGTTCCAGGTCAGCCAACTGGTGGTAAGACTTGTGGCCAATTCTTCAAGGCTTATATTGACGAATATGGTGGATGGTTGAAGAATCCAAACACTTTCACTGTTTGTGCATACTGTACCTATGATACTGGTGATGATTTCTTAAAGCAACAAAATATGTCCCATAGCCACATCTGGAGAAACTACGGTATCGAGTGGGCTTTCGTTGCATTTAACTTCTTCGCCATGTTTGCTGGTTACTACTTAACCTACGTTGCCAAGGTATGGCCAAAGGTTTTTAAGTTCATCATGAAATTGATCCCAACTGGTATCAAGTCTAGAGCATCCAAGGACTAA
- the TIR1 gene encoding SRP1/TIP1 family protein (CAGL0F01463g~Putative GPI-linked cell wall mannoprotein of the Srp1p/Tip1p family): MAYTKTALLVSALAAFAVAQDATQLAELNAILQDFSSHLSDYTGLLANPNSGITAADLPAGVLQLGLAIQTATDKSYTSLYPSVDFKGIEALLPKLPWYSSRLLPAINAALSSATPAPSSSSAAPSSSAAPSSSAAPSSSSAAPSSSAAPSSSARPSSSAAPSSSAKPSSSAAPSSAAPTTTKAISQIGDGQIQAHQTTNGAGKVAAGMGAGVLAAAAMLL, translated from the coding sequence atggCTTACACTAAGACTGCTCTTCTAGTTTCCGCTTTGGCTGCTTTCGCCGTTGCTCAAGACGCTACTCAATTGGCTGAATTGAACGCTATCCTACAGGACTTCTCCTCCCACTTGTCCGACTACACCGGCTTGTTGGCCAACCCTAACTCTGGTATCACCGCCGCTGACTTGCCAGCCGGTGTCCTACAATTGGGTCTAGCCATCCAAACCGCTACCGACAAGTCCTACACTTCTTTGTACCCAAGCGTCGACTTCAAGGGTATCGAAGCTTTGTTGCCAAAGTTGCCATGGTACTCTTCCAGATTGTTGCCAGCTATTAACGCCGCTTTGTCCTCTGCTACCCCAGCCCCATCCTCCTCCTCTGCCgctccatcttcttctgccgctccatcttcttctgctgctccatcttcctcttctgCTGCTCCATCTTCCTCTGCTGCTCCATCCTCTTCCGCTAGACCATCCTCTTCTGCTGCTCCATCCTCTTCCGCTAAgccatcttcttctgctgctCCATCCTCTGCTGCTCCAACCACCACCAAGGCTATCTCTCAAATCGGTGACGGTCAAATCCAAGCTCACCAAACCACTAACGGTGCTGGTAAGGTCGCTGCCGGTATGGGTGCCGGTGTCCTAGCTGCCGCTGCTATGTTGTTGTAa
- the TIR2 gene encoding SRP1/TIP1 family protein (CAGL0F01485g~Putative GPI-linked cell wall mannoprotein of the Srp1p/Tip1p family) produces MKFSTVAPLAFAAAVAHASNPTPMQLAELNAVMEDLKTNLQDYMNLAMDPNSGFSLADMPSGLIQLGMAVGTATDDSYTSMYSDVDFAGVDKMVTMVPWYSSRLKPLIDSLYAAENPAPSTSSASQATPAPAASSSAAPAAGSSTPAPAPVSSAAPSSYAPAPMVNSTMPMANGTTTQTTTHLSTKTSTICDEECHKSMSTATAFKNVTDTQTTTYCPESSLFKNGTSTVTNMHTTTSTVCETCISKPATSSAKPATSAKPASSAKPAVSSAKPAVTSAKSSAGKTTVTTSTIKVSLTSSKAAAPSSVVIQHQTVNGAAKVAAGMGAGVLAAAALLL; encoded by the coding sequence atGAAGTTCTCCACTGTCGCTCCTCTAGCTTTCGCTGCCGCTGTCGCTCATGCCAGCAACCCAACCCCAATGCAATTGGCTGAATTGAACGCCGTCATGGAAGACTTGAAGACTAACCTACAGGACTACATGAACTTGGCCATGGACCCTAACTCTGGTTTCTCCTTGGCTGACATGCCTTCCGGTTTGATCCAATTGGGTATGGCCGTCGGTACCGCCACCGATGACTCCTACACCAGCATGTACTCCGACGTCGACTTCGCCGGTGTCGACAAGATGGTCACCATGGTCCCATGGTACTCTTCCAGATTAAAGCCATTGATCGACTCCCTATATGCCGCTGAAAACCCAGCCCCATCCACCTCCTCCGCTTCTCAAGCCACCCCAGCTCCAGCTGCTTCCTCCTCCGCCGCCCCAGCCGCCGGCTCTTCCACCCCAGCTCCAGCTCCAGTCTCCTCCGCCGCTCCATCCTCTTACGCCCCAGCCCCAATGGTCAACTCCACCATGCCAATGGCTAACGGTACCACCACCCAAACCACCACCCACTTGAGCACCAAGACCTCCACCATCTGCGACGAGGAATGCCACAAGTCCATGTCCACCGCTACCGCCTTCAAGAACGTCACCGACACCCAAACCACCACCTACTGCCCAGAGTCCTCTCTATTCAAGAACGGTACCTCCACCGTCACCAACATGCACACCACCACCTCCACTGTCTGCGAGACCTGTATCTCCAAGCCAGCTACTTCTTCCGCTAAGCCAGCTACTTCCGCTAAGCCAGCTTCTTCCGCTAAGCCAGCTGTCTCTTCCGCTAAGCCAGCTGTCACCTCCGCCAAGTCCTCTGCTGGTAAGACCACCGTCACCACTTCCACCATCAAGGTCTCCTTGACTTCCTCCAAGGCCGCTGCCCCATCCTCCGTCGTCATCCAACACCAAACCGTCAACGGTGCCGCTAAGGTCGCTGCCGGTATGGGTGCCGGTGTCCTAGCTGCCGCTgctttgttgttgtaa
- the SLG1 gene encoding Slg1p (CAGL0F01507g~Putative sensor of stress-activated signaling; gene is downregulated in azole-resistant strain), with amino-acid sequence MMMLLILAVLAAVTRAQSDYTYMNCYVSLPSDFSSDNTYAYQTSSYCYSRCQQKGAAYFALFNHNQCFCGNTSPSSQTSSSCNTYCFGYAQEMCGGNSAYSVFQIGNGNPSQSSSNTNSNSNTNTNTNTNTNSNSNSNSNSNTNTNTNTNTNTNSNTNTNTNTNSNSNSNTNTRPTSTLSSSRLVALGTGLSIEPSSSVEPTTQATTIASSTVNNGVTSIVYSTSLKTISGSVIYRTSTIVQSAAPTDAGNSTSSDDDSSGKNNSGKHKKKANVGAIVGGVVGGVVGACVVAVAALLILRHINLKREQERMEKEYQEAIKPVEYPENNELFPSPYSSNRDPSSGSFDEELRNKAMYPPATGTDPYENNDLMAMPDRKPSTNNHLAVANPFDDSRRISNGSLVPGSPPLGNNNVLTVVNPDETD; translated from the coding sequence ATGATGATGCTACTTATACTGGCGGTGCTGGCGGCCGTGACGCGGGCCCAGTCGGACTATACGTACATGAACTGCTACGTGTCGCTTCCCAGCGACTTCTCATCGGATAACACCTATGCGTACCAGACGAGCTCATACTGCTACAGCAGGTGCCAGCAGAAGGGTGCCGCGTACTTCGCGCTGTTCAATCACAACCAGTGCTTCTGCGGGAACACAAGTCCTTCCTCCCAGACCAGCTCAAGTTGCAACACGTACTGCTTCGGATACGCCCAGGAGATGTGCGGTGGGAACTCAGCATACTCAGTCTTCCAGATAGGAAACGGGAACCCCAGCCAGAGCTCTTCCAACACAAACTCAAACTCTAATACAAACACAAATACAAACACAAATACAAATTCCAACTCCAACTCCAACTCCAACTCCAATACCAATACAAACACGAATACAAACACGAATACAAACTCAAACACTAATACCAATACCAATACGAACTCGAACTCGAACTCCAATACCAACACAAGACCTACGTCTACGCTGTCGAGTTCTAGGCTGGTGGCGCTGGGCACAGGCCTCTCCATCGAGCCCTCCTCGAGCGTGGAGCCCACCACGCAGGCCACGACGATCGCCTCCAGCACGGTGAACAATGGCGTCACGTCCATAGTGTACTCCACTTCCCTGAAGACGATAAGCGGGTCCGTGATCTACAGGACCAGCACCATTGTGCAGAGCGCCGCGCCAACGGACGCCGGCAACTCGACCAGCTCCGACGACGACTCCAGCGGCAAGAACAACTCCGGGAAGCACAAGAAGAAAGCCAACGTGGGAGCAATCGTAGGTGGTGTGGTCGGCGGTGTGGTGGGCGCGTGTGTGGTCGCTGTAGCTGCATTGCTAATACTGAGACACATAAACCTGAAACGCGAGCAGGAGAGAATGGAGAAAGAATACCAGGAAGCTATAAAACCTGTGGAATACCCAGAGAACAACGAACTGTTCCCATCCCCATACTCCTCTAATAGAGACCCCTCATCGGGAAGCTTCGACGAAGAGCTGCGAAACAAGGCAATGTACCCACCCGCAACAGGCACTGACCCTTACGAAAATAATGATTTGATGGCTATGCCGGATAGGAAACCAAGCACAAACAACCACCTCGCGGTAGCGAACCCATTCGATGACTCGAGAAGAATAAGTAACGGTTCATTGGTACCGGGTTCCCCACCTCTGGGCAACAATAATGTTTTGACTGTGGTAAATCCAGACGAAACCGATTGA